From a single Phocoena sinus isolate mPhoSin1 chromosome 1, mPhoSin1.pri, whole genome shotgun sequence genomic region:
- the INKA2 gene encoding PAK4-inhibitor INKA2: protein MRKKSREMDCYLRRLKQELMSMKEVGDGLQDQMNCMMGALQELKLLQVQTALEQLEISGGGPAPGCPESPWTQLEPPQWEGGSGPARPAGCSPSSQPALGSSAKLPSPRSVCGRDLAPTPRTRLPEHQSCAQRGPELVEPDDWTSTLMSRGRNRQPLVLGDNVFADLVGNWLDLPEVEKGGEKGETREAGAPKGRRGPPRELGRRFALTANIFRKFLRGVRPDRDRLLKEKPGWVTPTASEPRAGRLQKGKKRGHSKGSGHCPFPGTSEPRRGENPSTSCPKALESSPSGFDVNTAVWV, encoded by the exons ATGAGGAAGAAGAGCAGGGAAATGGACTGCTATTTGCGCCGCCTCAAACAGGAGCTG ATGTCCATGAAGGAAGTGGGCGATGGCTTGCAGGATCAGATGAACTGCATGATGGGGGCACTGCAAGAACTGAAGCTCCTGCAGGTGCAGACAGCACTGGAGCAGCTGGAGATCTCTGGAGGGGGTCCCGCCCCAGGCTGCCCTGAAAGCCCCTGGACGCAGCTCGAGCCCCCTCAGTGGGAGGGTGGCAGCGGTCCTGCCAGGCCTGCGGGCTGCTCCCCCTCCAGCCAACCCGCTCTGGGCAGCAGCGCCAAGCTTCCATCTCCTAGGAGTGTGTGTGGGAGGGATCTGGCTCCCACGCCCAGGACACGGCTGCCAGAGCACCAAAGCTGTGCCCAGCGGGGGCCAGAGCTGGTGGAACCGGATGACTGGACCTCCACGCTGATGTCCCGGGGCCGGAATCGACAGCCTCTGGTGTTAGGTGACAACGTTTTTGCGGACCTGGTGGGCAACTGGCTGGACTTGCCGGAAGTGgagaagggtggggagaagggtgaGACCCGGGAGGCAGGAGCCCCCAAAGGAAGGAGGGGCCCGCCGCGGGAGCTGGGCCGCAGGTTTGCCCTAACAGCAAACATCTTTAGGAAGTTCTTGCGTGGTGTGCGGCCTGACCGTGACCGGCTGCTGAAGGAGAAACCAGGCTGGGTGACACCCACGGCCTCTGAGCCCAGAGCCGGACGCTTGCAGAAGGGCAAGAAGCGGGGCCATTCCAAGGGCTCTGGACATTGCCCCTTCCCAGGTACCTCGGAGCCCAGACGAGGGGAGAATCCTTCCACCAGCTGCCCCAAGGCCCTGGAATCCTCACCCTCTGGCTTTGATGTTAACACAGCAGTTTGGGTCTGA
- the DDX20 gene encoding probable ATP-dependent RNA helicase DDX20 isoform X2, with translation MAAAFEASAALKTVESAMPAERVAAQLAAPEPALRPVRSLRTAHDINGPRTRTGDVLLAEPGDFESLLLSRPVLEGLRAVGFERPSPVQLKAIPLGRCGLDLIVQAKSGTGKTCVFSTIALDSLVLENLSTQILILAPTREIAVQIHSVITAIGIKMEGLECHVFIGGTPLSQDKTRLKKCHIAVGSPGRIKQLIELDYLNPGSIRLFILDEADKLLEEGSFQEQINWIYSSLPASKQMLAVSATYPEFLANALTKYMREPTFVRLNSSDPSLIGLKQYYKVVSSYPLAHKIFEEKTQHLQELFSKIPFNQALVFSNLHSRAQHLADILSSKGFPAECISGNMNQNQRLDAMAKLKQFHCRVLVSTDLTSRGIDAENVNLVVNLDVPLDWETYMHRIGRAGRFGKKKKKGKKKVCVLSLRGGSYNVTGGLEVSFM, from the exons ATGGCGGCGGCTTTTGAAGCATCGGCGGCCTTAAAGACCGTGGAGAGCGCTATGCCGGCGGAGCGCGTGGCTGCGCAGTTAGCGGCCCCGGAGCCAGCCCTCCGGCCAGTGCGGAGTCTGCGGACGGCTCACGACATCAACGGTCCGCGGACCCGCACCGGGGACGTACTGCTGGCGGAGCCGGGGGACTTCGAGTCGCTGCTGCTGTCGCGGCCGGTGCTGGAGGGGCTGCGGGCGGTTGGCTTCGAGCGGCCGTCGCCTGTGCAGCTCAAGGCCATACCGCTGGGGCGGTGCGGACTTG atTTAATTGTTCAAGCTAAGTCTGGCACTGGGAAAACCTGTGTATTCTCCACCATTGCTTTGGACTCTCTTGTTCTTGAAAACCTAAGTACCCAG attttgaTCTTGGCTCCTACAAGAGAAATTGCTGTACAGATACATTCTGTTATCACAGCCATTGGAATAAAAATGGAAGGCTTAGAGTGTCATGTGTTTATCGGAGGGACTCCATTATCACAAGACAAAACCAGACTTAAAAAGTGTCATATTGCTGTTGGTTCTCCTG GCAGAATTAAACAACTGATAGAACTTGACTACTTGAATCCAGGCAGTATACGTCTCTTTATTCTTGATGAAGCAGATAAGCTTTTAGAAGAAGGCAGCTTCCAGGAgcaaataaa ttGGATTTATTCTTCCTTGCCTGCCAGTAAGCAGATGTTGGCAGTGTCAGCTACTTACCCTGAATTTTTGGCTAATGCTTTGACAAAGTACATGAGAGAGCCCACTTTTGTAAGACTAAATTCCAGTGATCCGAGTCTCATAG GTTTGAAGCAGTACTACAAAGTTGTCAGTTCATACCCTTTGGCCCATAAGATTTTTGAGGAAAAGACTCAGCATTTACAAGAATTGTTCAGCAAAATTCCATTTAATCAAGCCTTAGTCTTTTCTAATTTACACAGCAG AGCACAACACTTGGCTGATATCCTTTCTTCTAAAGGCTTTCCTGCAGAGTGCATTTCAG GCAACATGAATCAGAATCAGCGTCTTGATGCTATGGCTAAGCTGAAGCAGTTTCATTGCAGAGTCCTCGTTTCCACAGATTTG ACTTCCCGTGGAATTGATGCTGAGAACGTGAATCTGGTTGTAAACCTGGATGTTCCATTGGATTGGGAGACATATATGCATCGGATTGGCAGAGCTGGCcgttttggtaaaaaaaaaaaaaaaggaaagaaaaaagtttgcgTGCTTTCTTTAAGGGGAGGAAGCTATAATGTGACAGGTGGACTTGAAGTGTCATTTATGTGA
- the DDX20 gene encoding probable ATP-dependent RNA helicase DDX20 isoform X3 translates to MAAAFEASAALKTVESAMPAERVAAQLAAPEPALRPVRSLRTAHDINGPRTRTGDVLLAEPGDFESLLLSRPVLEGLRAVGFERPSPVQLKAIPLGRCGLDLIVQAKSGTGKTCVFSTIALDSLVLENLSTQILILAPTREIAVQIHSVITAIGIKMEGLECHVFIGGTPLSQDKTRLKKCHIAVGSPGRIKQLIELDYLNPGSIRLFILDEADKLLEEGSFQEQINWIYSSLPASKQMLAVSATYPEFLANALTKYMREPTFVRLNSSDPSLIGLKQYYKVVSSYPLAHKIFEEKTQHLQELFSKIPFNQALVFSNLHSRAQHLADILSSKGFPAECISGNMNQNQRLDAMAKLKQFHCRVLVSTDLVNFLFSLGD, encoded by the exons ATGGCGGCGGCTTTTGAAGCATCGGCGGCCTTAAAGACCGTGGAGAGCGCTATGCCGGCGGAGCGCGTGGCTGCGCAGTTAGCGGCCCCGGAGCCAGCCCTCCGGCCAGTGCGGAGTCTGCGGACGGCTCACGACATCAACGGTCCGCGGACCCGCACCGGGGACGTACTGCTGGCGGAGCCGGGGGACTTCGAGTCGCTGCTGCTGTCGCGGCCGGTGCTGGAGGGGCTGCGGGCGGTTGGCTTCGAGCGGCCGTCGCCTGTGCAGCTCAAGGCCATACCGCTGGGGCGGTGCGGACTTG atTTAATTGTTCAAGCTAAGTCTGGCACTGGGAAAACCTGTGTATTCTCCACCATTGCTTTGGACTCTCTTGTTCTTGAAAACCTAAGTACCCAG attttgaTCTTGGCTCCTACAAGAGAAATTGCTGTACAGATACATTCTGTTATCACAGCCATTGGAATAAAAATGGAAGGCTTAGAGTGTCATGTGTTTATCGGAGGGACTCCATTATCACAAGACAAAACCAGACTTAAAAAGTGTCATATTGCTGTTGGTTCTCCTG GCAGAATTAAACAACTGATAGAACTTGACTACTTGAATCCAGGCAGTATACGTCTCTTTATTCTTGATGAAGCAGATAAGCTTTTAGAAGAAGGCAGCTTCCAGGAgcaaataaa ttGGATTTATTCTTCCTTGCCTGCCAGTAAGCAGATGTTGGCAGTGTCAGCTACTTACCCTGAATTTTTGGCTAATGCTTTGACAAAGTACATGAGAGAGCCCACTTTTGTAAGACTAAATTCCAGTGATCCGAGTCTCATAG GTTTGAAGCAGTACTACAAAGTTGTCAGTTCATACCCTTTGGCCCATAAGATTTTTGAGGAAAAGACTCAGCATTTACAAGAATTGTTCAGCAAAATTCCATTTAATCAAGCCTTAGTCTTTTCTAATTTACACAGCAG AGCACAACACTTGGCTGATATCCTTTCTTCTAAAGGCTTTCCTGCAGAGTGCATTTCAG GCAACATGAATCAGAATCAGCGTCTTGATGCTATGGCTAAGCTGAAGCAGTTTCATTGCAGAGTCCTCGTTTCCACAGATTTGGTAAATTTCCTGTTCAGTTTGGGTGACTAA
- the DDX20 gene encoding probable ATP-dependent RNA helicase DDX20 isoform X1, translating to MAAAFEASAALKTVESAMPAERVAAQLAAPEPALRPVRSLRTAHDINGPRTRTGDVLLAEPGDFESLLLSRPVLEGLRAVGFERPSPVQLKAIPLGRCGLDLIVQAKSGTGKTCVFSTIALDSLVLENLSTQILILAPTREIAVQIHSVITAIGIKMEGLECHVFIGGTPLSQDKTRLKKCHIAVGSPGRIKQLIELDYLNPGSIRLFILDEADKLLEEGSFQEQINWIYSSLPASKQMLAVSATYPEFLANALTKYMREPTFVRLNSSDPSLIGLKQYYKVVSSYPLAHKIFEEKTQHLQELFSKIPFNQALVFSNLHSRAQHLADILSSKGFPAECISGNMNQNQRLDAMAKLKQFHCRVLVSTDLTSRGIDAENVNLVVNLDVPLDWETYMHRIGRAGRFGTLGLTVTYCCRGEEENMMMKIAQKCKINLQPLPDPIPPGLMEECLDWDVEVEAAMHTYGLASIPTQTLKQIQKIESTFQTQKVHGNHMASSRSTSVSALSVKSKNNTKQELPVQSHSECGIVEKATSPKELGCAVQLEEQRKKSIQTSVENSSQHQVKEASGSLPKIPCLSSFKTHLPCTLTFAELMEDYEHYIKEGLEKPVEVIRHYTGPGDQTVNPQNGFVRNRITEERVQVLASSSQSGDSERDSDSYSSRSSSQSKGSKSCLEGSSDTQLKDLDSSPVGGHISLEQPLNGNDTPHLVEYQESPEIKIKTRHKEGANHNQRAKQSQRSLPRWSSYRLQTEPQEGGWYDRHRETHPSFSDTYQDYEEYWRAYYRAWQEYYASASQSYYWNAQRHPSWMAAYHMNTIYLQEMMRGNQ from the exons ATGGCGGCGGCTTTTGAAGCATCGGCGGCCTTAAAGACCGTGGAGAGCGCTATGCCGGCGGAGCGCGTGGCTGCGCAGTTAGCGGCCCCGGAGCCAGCCCTCCGGCCAGTGCGGAGTCTGCGGACGGCTCACGACATCAACGGTCCGCGGACCCGCACCGGGGACGTACTGCTGGCGGAGCCGGGGGACTTCGAGTCGCTGCTGCTGTCGCGGCCGGTGCTGGAGGGGCTGCGGGCGGTTGGCTTCGAGCGGCCGTCGCCTGTGCAGCTCAAGGCCATACCGCTGGGGCGGTGCGGACTTG atTTAATTGTTCAAGCTAAGTCTGGCACTGGGAAAACCTGTGTATTCTCCACCATTGCTTTGGACTCTCTTGTTCTTGAAAACCTAAGTACCCAG attttgaTCTTGGCTCCTACAAGAGAAATTGCTGTACAGATACATTCTGTTATCACAGCCATTGGAATAAAAATGGAAGGCTTAGAGTGTCATGTGTTTATCGGAGGGACTCCATTATCACAAGACAAAACCAGACTTAAAAAGTGTCATATTGCTGTTGGTTCTCCTG GCAGAATTAAACAACTGATAGAACTTGACTACTTGAATCCAGGCAGTATACGTCTCTTTATTCTTGATGAAGCAGATAAGCTTTTAGAAGAAGGCAGCTTCCAGGAgcaaataaa ttGGATTTATTCTTCCTTGCCTGCCAGTAAGCAGATGTTGGCAGTGTCAGCTACTTACCCTGAATTTTTGGCTAATGCTTTGACAAAGTACATGAGAGAGCCCACTTTTGTAAGACTAAATTCCAGTGATCCGAGTCTCATAG GTTTGAAGCAGTACTACAAAGTTGTCAGTTCATACCCTTTGGCCCATAAGATTTTTGAGGAAAAGACTCAGCATTTACAAGAATTGTTCAGCAAAATTCCATTTAATCAAGCCTTAGTCTTTTCTAATTTACACAGCAG AGCACAACACTTGGCTGATATCCTTTCTTCTAAAGGCTTTCCTGCAGAGTGCATTTCAG GCAACATGAATCAGAATCAGCGTCTTGATGCTATGGCTAAGCTGAAGCAGTTTCATTGCAGAGTCCTCGTTTCCACAGATTTG ACTTCCCGTGGAATTGATGCTGAGAACGTGAATCTGGTTGTAAACCTGGATGTTCCATTGGATTGGGAGACATATATGCATCGGATTGGCAGAGCTGGCcgttttg GTACTTTGGGACTGACAGTGACCTACTGCTGTaggggagaagaagaaaatatgatgATGAAAATTGCCCAGAAATGTAAGATCAATCTTCAGCCTTTACCAG ATCCTATTCCTCCTGGTCTGATGGAAGAATGTTTGGATTGGGATGTGGAGGTTGAAGCTGCCATGCATACATATGGCTTAGCAAGTATACCTACACAGACcctaaaacaaattcaaaaaataGAGAGCACCTTTCAAACTCAGAAAGTTCATGGTAACCACATGGCTTCATCTAGAAGTACTTCTGTATCTGCGCTGTCAGTCAAATCAAAAAACAATACCAAACAAGAGCTTCCTGTGCAAAGCCACTCAGAGTGTGGAATTGTAGAAAAAGCCACGTCACCAAAAGAACTGGGCTGTGCCGTACAATTGGAAGAGCAAAGGAAGAAGTCTATTCAGACGTCTGTTGAAAACTCTAGTCAGCACCAAGTCAAAGAAGCTTCTGGGTCACTCCCCAAAATTCCTTGTCTGTCTTCCTTTAAAACCCATCTGCCATGTACTTTGACTTTTGCAGAATTGATGGAGGATTACGAACACTATATTAAAGAGGGGTTAGAGAAACCTGTGGAAGTCATCAGACACTACACAGGTCCTGGGGATCAGACTGTGAATCCTCAAAATGGTTTTGTGAGAAATAGAATTACTGAGGAGAGAGTGCAGGTATTGGCAAGTAGTAGCCAATCTGGAGACTCTGAGAGGGACAGTGATTCTTACAGTTCAAGGAGTTCTTCCCAGAGCAAAGGAAGTAAGTCATGCTTGGAAGGTTCTTCTGATACTCAGCTGAAAGACTTGGATTCTAGTCCTGTGGGTGGCCATATCTCTTTGGAACAACCTCTGAATGGAAATGACACCCCTCATCTAGTAGAGTATCAAGAATCACCtgaaatcaaaataaagacaaGGCATAAAGAGGGAGCTAACCATAACCAGAGAGCTAAGCAGAGCCAGAGAAGCCTTCCCAGGTGGTCTTCCTATCGATTGCAGACAGAACCCCAGGAAGGTGGTTGGTATGACCGCCATAGGGAAACACATCCGAGTTTTTCTGACACCTATCAGGACTATGAGGAGTACTGGAGAGCTTACTACAGGGCGTGGCAGGAATACTATGCATCTGCTTCTCAGTCGTATTATTGGAACGCTCAGAGGCATCCAAGCTGGATGGCAGCCTATCACATGAATACCATTTATCTACAAGAAATGATGCGTGGCAACCAGTGA